A genomic stretch from Acidimicrobiia bacterium includes:
- the pknB gene encoding Stk1 family PASTA domain-containing Ser/Thr kinase: MQPGNRLANRYELIRHLARGGMADVWEATDTLLGRRVAIKILHPQFATDDNFIARFRREAQSAANLSHPNIVSIFDWGEEGSLYFIVMELVEGKTLRDVIHDETGLMPRRAAEIAAEVSAALAVAHRAGLVHRDLKPANILLTPDGTAKVTDFGIALAWNDSQQLTKTGAVIGTATYFSPEQAQGQPLDERSDLYSLGVVLYEMLTGVPPFTGDSPVSVAYQHVSEPARLPSVGNPHLPPDIETIVVKAMDKVPDARYQTALEMREDLLLYIQGAKPNAAQMASAAAPTRVLTEMPAPTVPPDETYRQVASASTAANNRPFIATSVVLLLSLVALMFVLFKVIGGGSGGDQATLVKVPSLVGLTEATAVNLLQDADLKWDVERRADPIVVAGTVIESDPPAETEVEAQSLVKIVISNGQDQAQVPILVGISQAEAEQRLTDRGLIVGFVTNQPDPDILLGQVISQNPQAGDPVPVGSAVDLVVSGGPELYTLPDLHGRSFREVKLELEGLGFVVESEDAFDDELQEGLIVSSIPAPGDIKVGSTILLIVSIGPETKAVPSLIGRTVEDATQLAEGLGFEVVVSQETRENADLAGRIVEQTPDAGGLFPKGTKITVILAVAPTTTTTSTTTTSTTTTTTTPTTPPTTTVP; this comes from the coding sequence ATGCAACCGGGCAACCGACTAGCGAACCGATATGAGCTCATCCGACATCTGGCACGCGGGGGTATGGCCGACGTGTGGGAGGCCACCGATACCCTGCTCGGGCGCAGGGTCGCCATCAAGATTCTTCATCCCCAATTCGCCACCGACGACAACTTCATCGCCCGATTCCGTCGTGAGGCACAGTCTGCGGCCAATCTTTCGCATCCCAACATCGTGTCCATTTTCGACTGGGGCGAAGAGGGGTCGCTCTACTTCATCGTAATGGAACTCGTCGAAGGCAAGACCCTTCGAGATGTGATTCATGACGAAACCGGGCTTATGCCACGCCGGGCTGCCGAAATCGCCGCCGAAGTCTCGGCCGCCCTGGCGGTCGCTCACCGGGCCGGCCTCGTCCACCGCGATCTCAAGCCGGCCAACATTCTTCTGACGCCCGATGGAACCGCCAAAGTGACCGACTTCGGCATAGCCCTCGCCTGGAACGACTCACAGCAGCTGACCAAAACCGGGGCGGTCATCGGTACGGCGACGTACTTCTCTCCAGAACAAGCCCAGGGACAGCCACTCGACGAACGATCGGACCTCTATTCGCTCGGGGTCGTCCTGTACGAAATGCTCACCGGCGTACCACCCTTCACCGGCGATTCGCCCGTCTCGGTCGCATACCAGCATGTCTCCGAACCCGCTCGGCTTCCTTCGGTTGGGAACCCACATTTGCCGCCGGACATCGAGACGATCGTCGTCAAGGCCATGGACAAGGTGCCTGACGCTCGATATCAGACTGCCTTGGAGATGCGCGAAGACCTTTTGCTCTACATCCAGGGAGCCAAGCCAAATGCTGCCCAGATGGCTTCGGCCGCCGCTCCCACCCGGGTCCTGACCGAGATGCCCGCCCCCACGGTTCCCCCCGACGAAACCTATCGGCAGGTGGCAAGTGCCTCTACCGCCGCCAACAACCGTCCGTTTATCGCCACCTCGGTGGTGCTCCTGCTCAGTCTCGTAGCACTGATGTTCGTGCTCTTCAAGGTGATTGGCGGGGGCAGCGGTGGCGACCAGGCAACCCTGGTGAAAGTGCCGTCCCTGGTCGGGCTCACCGAAGCAACAGCTGTCAACCTGCTCCAAGACGCCGACCTCAAATGGGACGTCGAGCGCCGGGCCGACCCCATCGTCGTCGCCGGGACCGTGATCGAGTCGGATCCGCCGGCCGAAACCGAAGTTGAAGCCCAAAGCCTCGTCAAGATCGTGATCTCGAACGGTCAGGACCAAGCTCAGGTACCGATCCTGGTCGGAATCAGCCAGGCCGAAGCCGAACAACGCTTGACGGACCGAGGGTTGATTGTCGGCTTTGTCACAAATCAGCCCGATCCGGACATCCTGCTTGGCCAGGTGATCTCACAGAATCCTCAGGCGGGCGATCCGGTTCCCGTCGGCTCAGCGGTCGATCTCGTGGTGTCGGGAGGCCCCGAGTTGTATACGCTCCCGGACCTTCACGGACGCTCGTTCCGTGAGGTGAAACTTGAACTCGAAGGCCTTGGCTTTGTCGTTGAATCGGAAGATGCCTTTGACGATGAACTCCAGGAGGGTTTGATCGTGTCGAGCATCCCGGCCCCAGGGGACATCAAAGTCGGCAGCACCATCCTTTTGATCGTCTCCATTGGACCTGAAACCAAGGCAGTTCCATCGTTGATCGGCCGAACGGTCGAAGACGCCACACAACTCGCCGAAGGCCTGGGCTTCGAAGTCGTGGTGAGCCAGGAAACTCGCGAAAACGCCGACCTGGCCGGCCGGATTGTCGAGCAGACCCCCGACGCCGGGGGCCTGTTCCCCAAAGGCACCAAGATCACGGTGATCCTGGCCGTGGCCCCCACCACGACGACGACCAGCACAACTACGACCTCGACGACGACCACCACCACGACCCCGACCACACCCCCGACCACCACCGTCCCCTAA